The DNA window AGACGCCGCCGCCGGCGGCGCCGAAGCCGTCGTTCCAGACCCGGTCGGACTTCAGCCGCCTGCCGGAGTTGTTGAGGGTGAGCTGGGTGCCGCCGACGGAGGTGACCAGCGGGTCGGAGGACGGCCAGGTGACCACCCGGTGCTTGTAGAGGCGGGCGCCGTCCAGCATGTAGTCGGTGGCGCCGGAGTCGCCGGAGGCGGCGAGCAGGGTGACGTTCCTGGCGGCGGCGGCCTTGAAGGCGTAGCGGAGGTTCAGCAGCGCGGAGTGGTCGCCCTTGGCGTAGCCGGGGAAGGTGTTCTCGGTGGCGCCGAAGCTCATCGAGATGACGTCGCCGATGCCCTTCTTGATGAGGTCGTTCTCGGCGTCCATCATCTCGGGGAAGCCGGTCAGGCCCTCGGTCTCGGCGACAGCGGTCTCCACCAGCACGATCTTGGCGTCGGGGGCCACGGCGTGGGCGTACTGCACATCGAGGTTGGTCTCGCCGGCCCAGCCGACGTGGTTCTCGATGTTGGGGTCGAACTTCGGCACCTTGCCCCACTTGACGATCTGCACCGTGGTGCTGGGCAGGCCGAAGGTCTTGGAGAAGACGTCCAGGTCGTGCTGGACGGTGGGGGAGCCGAAGGAGTCCACGATGACGATGGTCCGGCCCTTGCCGGTGATGCCGGAGCGGTAGAGCGGGTTGAGGTTGTACGCCTTGCGGTACTGGAGCGGCGAATAGCACCGGAGGTTGTACTTCTTCAGACACGCGGTCGTGGAGATCGGCTTGCTCACCGCATGGACCAGCGCGCGCCCGGCGGAGGCGGGGTGCGGCGCGGTGGTCCCGGCACCTGCCGGGTGGCCGCCGGCGGTCGCGACGGTGGCATCGCCGGTTCCGGCGGCGGTGAGGACGGCGGCGGTGGCCGCGGCGAGGGCGGCGACCGCCCTGGGGGCGCGGTGAGCAGGCTGGTGGCCCATGGTGCTCCTTTGGCGGGGACGCCATAGGCGTCCTTGTCTGCTGGTCCGGGGAGAGCAGATCCGATCGGAGGGCGTCGACCCATGGTGTTGACGGTCTCTTTGACCTCGCAAGTCGAGTGATCACGCGCTGTGCGTGTACGGTCACCGGAAATGCCGACCCGGAGGGGACCGCTGACCAGGCGTCCGGGCTGCGAGGAGAGTGCTGCGCCGGGGACCGTACGGGTGATCGGCCGCGCATGGGCGAGGCCCCGGCGGCGGCTGCCGTCGGGGCCTCGGGCGGACAAACAGCGAAGGAACGGCGGCGTCAGCGCCGTACGGGAGCGGGGATGCCGAGCAGGCGGTCGCGGAGCACCGGGAAGTCGGCGCGTGCCTTGGCGACGGCCGCCGGGTCGATCTCCACGGTGAGGACCTCCTCGCCGGTCCCGGCTTCGGCCACCACCTCGCCCCAGGGGTCGACCACCAGGCTGCGGCCGGCCTGCTCAACCCCGCCGTGGGTGCCCGCCGTGTTGCAGGCCAGCACATACGCCTGCTCCTCCAGCGCGCGGGCGCGGGCCAGCAGTGTCCAGTGCGCGGCGCGGCGGGCGGGCCAGGCGGCGGGGATGGTGAGGATCTCGGCGCCGGCGTCCAGCAGCGCCCGGAAGAGCTCCGGGAAGCGCAGGTCGTAGCAGGTGGCCAGGCCCAGGGTGCCGTGCTCGGTGGGGGCGGTGACGATCTCCTGCCCGGCTCCCATGGCGACCGCCTCGCCGCTGTCGAAGCCGAAGCGGTGGATCTTGCGATAGGTGCGGCGCAGCTCGCCGGCCGGGTCGAAGAGCAGTGAGGTGTTGTACATCGGCCCGTCGGGGTCGCGCTCCACGATGGAGCCGGCGTGCAGCCAGACCCCGGCGGCGCGGGCGGCGGCGGACATCGCCTCGGCGGTGGGGCCGTCCAGCGGTTCGGCGCCGGAGGACCAGGCCCCGTACGCGAAGCCGCCCAGCGGCCACAGCTCGGGCAGGACCACCAGGTCGTCCCCGGTGCGGCCGCGAACCAGGGCGGAGGCGCGGGCACGCCGCTCGTCCGGGGATTCCGTGTCGGAGACGGAGAGCTGGATCAGAGAAGCGCGCACAGT is part of the Peterkaempfera bronchialis genome and encodes:
- a CDS encoding S53 family peptidase, yielding MGHQPAHRAPRAVAALAAATAAVLTAAGTGDATVATAGGHPAGAGTTAPHPASAGRALVHAVSKPISTTACLKKYNLRCYSPLQYRKAYNLNPLYRSGITGKGRTIVIVDSFGSPTVQHDLDVFSKTFGLPSTTVQIVKWGKVPKFDPNIENHVGWAGETNLDVQYAHAVAPDAKIVLVETAVAETEGLTGFPEMMDAENDLIKKGIGDVISMSFGATENTFPGYAKGDHSALLNLRYAFKAAAARNVTLLAASGDSGATDYMLDGARLYKHRVVTWPSSDPLVTSVGGTQLTLNNSGRRLKSDRVWNDGFGAAGGGVSGIFARPGFQRGVAAVVGNHRGTPDVSLSAAVNGGAWVYSSFIPGQEGWGITGGTSEATPILAGIVALAAQKAHHRLGRINDDLYAMAKRFPRRNGLIDVVRGNNSFAGVKGYAAAKGYDLASGLGTIDATAFVRALARRAR
- a CDS encoding carbon-nitrogen family hydrolase, with product MRASLIQLSVSDTESPDERRARASALVRGRTGDDLVVLPELWPLGGFAYGAWSSGAEPLDGPTAEAMSAAARAAGVWLHAGSIVERDPDGPMYNTSLLFDPAGELRRTYRKIHRFGFDSGEAVAMGAGQEIVTAPTEHGTLGLATCYDLRFPELFRALLDAGAEILTIPAAWPARRAAHWTLLARARALEEQAYVLACNTAGTHGGVEQAGRSLVVDPWGEVVAEAGTGEEVLTVEIDPAAVAKARADFPVLRDRLLGIPAPVRR